Proteins encoded within one genomic window of Perognathus longimembris pacificus isolate PPM17 chromosome 28, ASM2315922v1, whole genome shotgun sequence:
- the Rbmx gene encoding RNA-binding motif protein, X chromosome isoform X2, with the protein MRWGWASETFEYYSPGKKMVEADRPGKLFIGGLNTETNEKALEAVFGKYGRIVEVLLMKDRETNKSRGFAFVTFESPADAKDAARDMNGKSLDGKAIKVEQATKPSFESGRRGPLPPPRSRGPPRGLRGGRGGSGGTRGPPSRGGHMDDGGYSMNFNMSSSRGPLPVKRGPPPRSGGPPPKRSAPSGPVRSSSGMGGRAPVSRGRDSYGGPPRREPLPSRRDVYLSPRDDGYSTKDSYSSRDYPSSRDTRDYAPPPRDYTYRDYGHSSSRDDYPSRGYSDRDGYGRDRDYSDHPSGGSYRDSYESYGNSRSAPPTRGPPPSYGGSSRYDDYSSSRDGYGGSRDSYSSSRSDLYSSGRDRVGRQERGLPPSMERGYPPPRDSYSSSSRGAPRGGGRGGSRSDRGGGRSRY; encoded by the exons ATGAGGTGGGGTTGGGCGAGCGAGACTTTTG AGTATTACTCGCCAGGGAAAAAAATGGTTGAAGCAGATCGCCCAGGAAAGCTCTTCATTGGCGGGCTTAATACAGAAACAAATGAGAAAGCCCTTGAAGCAGTATTTGGCAAATATGGGCGGATAGTGGAAG TACTTTTGATGAAAGATCGGGAAACAAACAAATCAAGAGGATTTGCTTTTGTCACCTTTGAAAGTCCAGCAGATGCTAAGGATGCAGCCAGAGACATGAATGGGAAG tccttagATGGAAAGGCCATCAAGGTGGAACAAGCCACCAAACCATCATTTGAAAGTGGTAGACGTGGACCGCTTCCACCTCCAAGGAGCAGGGGTCCTCCCAGAGGTCTGAGAGGCGGAAGAGGCGGAAGTGGTGGAACTAGAGGACCTCCCTCACGTGGGGGACACATGG ATGATGGTGGCTATTCCATGAATTTTAACATGAGTTCTTCCAGGGGACCTCTTCCAGTAAAAAGAGGACCACCACCACGAAGTGGGGGTCCTCCTCCTAAGAGATCAGCGCCTTCAGGACCAGTTCGCAGCAGCAGTGGAATGGGAGGGAGAG CCCCTGTATCACGTGGAAGAGATAGCTATGGAGGCCCACCTCGAAGGGAACCCCTGCCTTCACGAAGAGATGTTTATTTGTCCCCAAGAGATGATGGATATTCTACTAAAGACAG CTATTCTAGCAGAGACTACCCAAGTTCTCGTGACACAAGAGATTATGCACCACCACCAAGAGATTATACTTACCGTGATTATGGTCATTCCAGTTCACGTGATGACTATCCATCAAGAGGCTATAG TGATAGAGACGGATATGGTCGGGATCGTGACTATTCAGATCATCCAAGTGGAGGCTCCTACCGAGATTCATATGAGAGTTATG GTAACTCACGTAGTGCTCCACCTACACGAGGGCCCCCGCCATCTTATGGTGGAAGCAGTCGCTATGATGATTACAGCAGCTCACGAGACGGATATGGTGGAAGTCGAGACAGTTACTCAAGCAGCCGAAGTGATCTCTACTCAAGTGGTCGTGATCGGGTTGGCAGACAAGAACGAGGGCTTCCCCCTTCTATGGAAAGAGGGTACCCTCCTCCACGCGATTCCTACAGCAGTTCAAGCCGTGGAGCGCCAAGAGGTGGTGGCCGTGGAGGAAGCCGATCTGATAGagggggaggcagaagcagatactag
- the Rbmx gene encoding RNA-binding motif protein, X chromosome isoform X1, with translation MFIFFLLTLQQYAETLGQLCVSHLLDLWEQQGQVLDSLPAASSSPLYLMWHPKYYSPGKKMVEADRPGKLFIGGLNTETNEKALEAVFGKYGRIVEVLLMKDRETNKSRGFAFVTFESPADAKDAARDMNGKSLDGKAIKVEQATKPSFESGRRGPLPPPRSRGPPRGLRGGRGGSGGTRGPPSRGGHMDDGGYSMNFNMSSSRGPLPVKRGPPPRSGGPPPKRSAPSGPVRSSSGMGGRAPVSRGRDSYGGPPRREPLPSRRDVYLSPRDDGYSTKDSYSSRDYPSSRDTRDYAPPPRDYTYRDYGHSSSRDDYPSRGYSDRDGYGRDRDYSDHPSGGSYRDSYESYGNSRSAPPTRGPPPSYGGSSRYDDYSSSRDGYGGSRDSYSSSRSDLYSSGRDRVGRQERGLPPSMERGYPPPRDSYSSSSRGAPRGGGRGGSRSDRGGGRSRY, from the exons ATGTTCATATTTTTCCTCCTTACCCTGCAGCAGTATGCTGAAACTCTAGGGCAGCTTTGTGTGAGTCATCTACTGGACCTGTGGGAACAGCAAGGACAAGTTCTGGACTCTTTGCCTGCTGCTTCCAGTAGCCCTCTGTACCTTATGTGGCACCCAA AGTATTACTCGCCAGGGAAAAAAATGGTTGAAGCAGATCGCCCAGGAAAGCTCTTCATTGGCGGGCTTAATACAGAAACAAATGAGAAAGCCCTTGAAGCAGTATTTGGCAAATATGGGCGGATAGTGGAAG TACTTTTGATGAAAGATCGGGAAACAAACAAATCAAGAGGATTTGCTTTTGTCACCTTTGAAAGTCCAGCAGATGCTAAGGATGCAGCCAGAGACATGAATGGGAAG tccttagATGGAAAGGCCATCAAGGTGGAACAAGCCACCAAACCATCATTTGAAAGTGGTAGACGTGGACCGCTTCCACCTCCAAGGAGCAGGGGTCCTCCCAGAGGTCTGAGAGGCGGAAGAGGCGGAAGTGGTGGAACTAGAGGACCTCCCTCACGTGGGGGACACATGG ATGATGGTGGCTATTCCATGAATTTTAACATGAGTTCTTCCAGGGGACCTCTTCCAGTAAAAAGAGGACCACCACCACGAAGTGGGGGTCCTCCTCCTAAGAGATCAGCGCCTTCAGGACCAGTTCGCAGCAGCAGTGGAATGGGAGGGAGAG CCCCTGTATCACGTGGAAGAGATAGCTATGGAGGCCCACCTCGAAGGGAACCCCTGCCTTCACGAAGAGATGTTTATTTGTCCCCAAGAGATGATGGATATTCTACTAAAGACAG CTATTCTAGCAGAGACTACCCAAGTTCTCGTGACACAAGAGATTATGCACCACCACCAAGAGATTATACTTACCGTGATTATGGTCATTCCAGTTCACGTGATGACTATCCATCAAGAGGCTATAG TGATAGAGACGGATATGGTCGGGATCGTGACTATTCAGATCATCCAAGTGGAGGCTCCTACCGAGATTCATATGAGAGTTATG GTAACTCACGTAGTGCTCCACCTACACGAGGGCCCCCGCCATCTTATGGTGGAAGCAGTCGCTATGATGATTACAGCAGCTCACGAGACGGATATGGTGGAAGTCGAGACAGTTACTCAAGCAGCCGAAGTGATCTCTACTCAAGTGGTCGTGATCGGGTTGGCAGACAAGAACGAGGGCTTCCCCCTTCTATGGAAAGAGGGTACCCTCCTCCACGCGATTCCTACAGCAGTTCAAGCCGTGGAGCGCCAAGAGGTGGTGGCCGTGGAGGAAGCCGATCTGATAGagggggaggcagaagcagatactag
- the Rbmx gene encoding RNA-binding motif protein, X chromosome isoform X3: MVEADRPGKLFIGGLNTETNEKALEAVFGKYGRIVEVLLMKDRETNKSRGFAFVTFESPADAKDAARDMNGKSLDGKAIKVEQATKPSFESGRRGPLPPPRSRGPPRGLRGGRGGSGGTRGPPSRGGHMDDGGYSMNFNMSSSRGPLPVKRGPPPRSGGPPPKRSAPSGPVRSSSGMGGRAPVSRGRDSYGGPPRREPLPSRRDVYLSPRDDGYSTKDSYSSRDYPSSRDTRDYAPPPRDYTYRDYGHSSSRDDYPSRGYSDRDGYGRDRDYSDHPSGGSYRDSYESYGNSRSAPPTRGPPPSYGGSSRYDDYSSSRDGYGGSRDSYSSSRSDLYSSGRDRVGRQERGLPPSMERGYPPPRDSYSSSSRGAPRGGGRGGSRSDRGGGRSRY; encoded by the exons ATGGTTGAAGCAGATCGCCCAGGAAAGCTCTTCATTGGCGGGCTTAATACAGAAACAAATGAGAAAGCCCTTGAAGCAGTATTTGGCAAATATGGGCGGATAGTGGAAG TACTTTTGATGAAAGATCGGGAAACAAACAAATCAAGAGGATTTGCTTTTGTCACCTTTGAAAGTCCAGCAGATGCTAAGGATGCAGCCAGAGACATGAATGGGAAG tccttagATGGAAAGGCCATCAAGGTGGAACAAGCCACCAAACCATCATTTGAAAGTGGTAGACGTGGACCGCTTCCACCTCCAAGGAGCAGGGGTCCTCCCAGAGGTCTGAGAGGCGGAAGAGGCGGAAGTGGTGGAACTAGAGGACCTCCCTCACGTGGGGGACACATGG ATGATGGTGGCTATTCCATGAATTTTAACATGAGTTCTTCCAGGGGACCTCTTCCAGTAAAAAGAGGACCACCACCACGAAGTGGGGGTCCTCCTCCTAAGAGATCAGCGCCTTCAGGACCAGTTCGCAGCAGCAGTGGAATGGGAGGGAGAG CCCCTGTATCACGTGGAAGAGATAGCTATGGAGGCCCACCTCGAAGGGAACCCCTGCCTTCACGAAGAGATGTTTATTTGTCCCCAAGAGATGATGGATATTCTACTAAAGACAG CTATTCTAGCAGAGACTACCCAAGTTCTCGTGACACAAGAGATTATGCACCACCACCAAGAGATTATACTTACCGTGATTATGGTCATTCCAGTTCACGTGATGACTATCCATCAAGAGGCTATAG TGATAGAGACGGATATGGTCGGGATCGTGACTATTCAGATCATCCAAGTGGAGGCTCCTACCGAGATTCATATGAGAGTTATG GTAACTCACGTAGTGCTCCACCTACACGAGGGCCCCCGCCATCTTATGGTGGAAGCAGTCGCTATGATGATTACAGCAGCTCACGAGACGGATATGGTGGAAGTCGAGACAGTTACTCAAGCAGCCGAAGTGATCTCTACTCAAGTGGTCGTGATCGGGTTGGCAGACAAGAACGAGGGCTTCCCCCTTCTATGGAAAGAGGGTACCCTCCTCCACGCGATTCCTACAGCAGTTCAAGCCGTGGAGCGCCAAGAGGTGGTGGCCGTGGAGGAAGCCGATCTGATAGagggggaggcagaagcagatactag